A single region of the Leptotrichia massiliensis genome encodes:
- the mreB gene encoding rod shape-determining protein translates to MGAFDFVKIFRVNKSISIDLGTANILIYDKQRKKIVLNEPSVVARDRKTGKLIAVGREAREMLGKTPDSIQAIKPLQDGVIADIDSTKEMITYFIHKIYGNSLFKPEVMICVPIEVTSVERKALFDAVKGAKKTYIIEEGRAAIIGSGVNISQPEGSMVIDIGGGSTDIAILSLDEIIASKSIRIAGNKFDEDIVKYVKRKYNLLIGDRTAEKIKKEMATAIKLQSPEVMEIKGRDLESGIPNTVEINANEIYEAIEDSLFQIVNSTKEVLEKCPPELAADILDNGIVMTGGGSLIQNFVDMMEKEVGIKVFLSPNPLDSVVLGGGAAFDNKKLLRTLQMKEN, encoded by the coding sequence ATGGGAGCATTTGATTTTGTAAAAATATTTAGAGTAAATAAAAGTATCTCAATAGATTTGGGAACTGCAAACATATTGATTTATGATAAACAAAGAAAAAAAATAGTCTTAAACGAGCCATCTGTGGTTGCAAGAGATAGAAAAACTGGAAAATTAATTGCAGTTGGAAGAGAAGCTAGAGAAATGTTAGGAAAAACTCCTGACAGCATTCAAGCTATCAAACCTTTACAAGATGGAGTTATTGCCGACATCGATTCAACAAAGGAAATGATTACATACTTCATCCACAAAATTTATGGAAATTCATTATTCAAACCAGAAGTTATGATCTGTGTACCAATTGAAGTAACAAGTGTGGAAAGAAAAGCATTGTTTGATGCAGTAAAAGGTGCTAAAAAGACATATATTATTGAAGAAGGAAGAGCCGCTATTATCGGTTCAGGCGTAAATATTTCACAACCTGAAGGAAGTATGGTAATTGATATAGGTGGAGGTTCTACTGACATTGCAATTCTTTCTCTTGATGAAATTATTGCAAGTAAATCAATCAGAATTGCTGGAAATAAATTTGATGAAGATATCGTAAAATATGTAAAAAGAAAATACAACTTGTTAATTGGAGACAGAACTGCTGAAAAAATTAAAAAAGAAATGGCAACAGCAATAAAGCTACAGTCGCCTGAAGTTATGGAAATAAAAGGTAGAGACTTGGAATCTGGTATTCCTAACACAGTAGAAATTAATGCAAATGAAATTTACGAAGCAATTGAAGATTCTTTATTCCAAATTGTAAACTCTACAAAAGAAGTTCTTGAAAAATGCCCACCTGAATTAGCAGCCGACATTTTAGATAATGGAATTGTAATGACTGGTGGAGGTTCATTGATCCAAAACTTTGTTGACATGATGGAAAAAGAAGTTGGAATCAAAGTGTTCTTATCTCCAAACCCATTGGACTCAGTAGTTTTAGGTGGAGGAGCCGCATTTGATAACAAAAAATTATTAAGAACTCTTCAAATGAAAGAAAATTAA
- a CDS encoding ATPase, giving the protein MKLQEITEKFKNEINQDKISASYLFYGDKRVDLLSYALMFSKMVMTKNVQNDAEKDKIERLINNFQHPDIEIINKNNENIKIDEVREIIYSSIESSFNSPKKIFILCGIENLRKESSNALLKILEEPPQNVYFILLSRTLNIISTIKSRTIKFYLSGMNNEELGISKEIYYFFDGNENDILEFKRQNLSLEDIQFKINTVEDILQIIFEMKNYTTGELAIKNNLDLTIKYNKSIELLSQRIRFWDIENVYFFINEIESELKKEKEFLINFLSKIIINVKHSVEAEDLKKLINLKNSIRSNVNVKSVIFNFFDILQNS; this is encoded by the coding sequence ATGAAATTACAGGAAATAACAGAAAAATTTAAGAACGAAATAAATCAAGATAAAATAAGTGCAAGTTACCTCTTTTACGGTGATAAAAGAGTTGACTTGCTTTCTTATGCACTAATGTTTTCAAAAATGGTTATGACAAAGAATGTACAGAATGACGCTGAAAAAGACAAAATAGAACGGCTTATTAATAATTTCCAGCATCCTGATATTGAAATAATAAATAAAAATAATGAAAACATAAAAATTGACGAAGTGCGGGAAATCATCTATTCGTCAATAGAATCTTCATTTAACTCGCCAAAAAAAATATTTATTCTATGCGGAATCGAAAACTTACGAAAAGAATCTTCAAACGCACTTTTAAAAATTTTAGAAGAGCCCCCACAAAATGTATATTTTATTTTATTATCAAGAACATTAAATATCATTTCCACAATAAAATCCCGTACAATCAAATTTTATCTATCTGGAATGAACAACGAGGAACTGGGAATCAGCAAGGAAATCTACTATTTCTTTGATGGAAATGAAAACGATATTTTAGAATTTAAAAGGCAAAATCTCTCACTTGAGGATATTCAATTTAAAATTAATACAGTGGAAGATATTTTACAAATTATTTTTGAAATGAAAAATTACACAACTGGAGAACTGGCTATAAAAAATAATCTAGATTTGACGATAAAATATAATAAAAGTATTGAATTGTTATCACAGCGAATACGTTTCTGGGATATCGAAAATGTATATTTTTTTATAAACGAAATCGAAAGTGAACTAAAAAAGGAAAAGGAATTTCTGATAAATTTCCTTTCAAAAATTATTATAAATGTAAAACATTCTGTGGAAGCAGAAGATTTGAAAAAATTGATAAATTTGAAAAACAGTATTAGAAGCAATGTAAATGTAAAAAGTGTTATTTTTAACTTTTTTGATATTTTACAAAATTCTTGA
- a CDS encoding AraC family transcriptional regulator: MIKAFNETMKYIEETMTERIDERKFALLSGYSYPLFSRMFSIMVDYPLSEYIRFRKLSCAAIDLRESDEKIIEIAFKYGYESQDSFSLAFKKFHGHTPKEVRKGSAFQIFSPIRLSLSIEGGKNMDIKIMKKSAFKVAGLTERIEEGGDFPNVWDKLFKKVSEKKLESLGNGQSYGACYEIEKNEKENSESKYTVSYMAGYDAQNIDKAKDLGLSILEVPEAEYAVVKLKGIVPNCIHEGWKYVTGTFFPEQGYRHAGMPDFEVYSEGDMYNPDYEMELWVPIVKDKN; this comes from the coding sequence ATGATTAAGGCATTTAATGAAACGATGAAATATATCGAAGAGACCATGACTGAAAGAATTGACGAGAGAAAGTTTGCATTGCTTTCTGGATATTCGTATCCGCTGTTTAGCAGAATGTTCTCAATTATGGTGGATTATCCATTAAGCGAGTATATTCGCTTTAGAAAGTTAAGCTGCGCCGCGATAGATTTACGTGAAAGCGATGAAAAAATAATAGAAATAGCCTTTAAATACGGCTATGAATCTCAAGATTCATTTTCCTTGGCATTCAAAAAATTCCATGGGCACACGCCAAAGGAAGTCAGAAAAGGAAGTGCATTTCAAATTTTTTCTCCTATAAGATTATCTTTAAGCATTGAAGGAGGAAAAAACATGGACATCAAAATTATGAAAAAATCGGCTTTTAAAGTTGCAGGCTTGACAGAAAGAATTGAAGAAGGTGGCGATTTTCCTAATGTTTGGGACAAACTTTTTAAAAAAGTATCTGAAAAAAAATTGGAAAGCTTAGGAAATGGACAAAGTTATGGAGCATGTTACGAAATCGAAAAAAATGAAAAAGAAAATTCTGAAAGCAAGTATACAGTAAGCTATATGGCTGGATATGATGCTCAAAATATTGACAAGGCAAAAGATTTAGGACTGAGTATTCTTGAAGTCCCTGAAGCTGAATATGCTGTGGTGAAATTGAAAGGAATTGTTCCAAATTGCATTCACGAAGGATGGAAATATGTGACAGGGACATTTTTTCCAGAACAAGGTTATAGACACGCTGGAATGCCTGATTTTGAAGTTTATAGTGAAGGAGATATGTATAATCCTGACTATGAAATGGAACTTTGGGTTCCGATAGTAAAAGATAAAAATTAA
- a CDS encoding Cof-type HAD-IIB family hydrolase → MNYKLIATDMDGTLLDEEHGITKENVEAIIKVQREKGVKFVLASGRPSYAMLEYAKELQMDKYEGYVLAFNGGELIDMKTNEVIFHEGLGKKDIENVYKVSKEINVPMILYVGDTIYGTEATDGVMYEADQCKMKFQKFDTLEDLEKKGIDKTTKCMIIGKPEEVLIAQEHMNKVHGNDYFIAISKPIFLEIANKNVDKGKTLKKLGEIENIKPEEMIAVGDSANDKPLLEYVGMPVAVENAIPEIKEIAKFISTSNVDHGLKTTIEEFFEF, encoded by the coding sequence ATGAATTACAAATTAATTGCAACTGATATGGATGGAACATTGCTTGATGAGGAGCATGGGATAACAAAGGAAAATGTTGAGGCAATTATTAAAGTTCAGAGGGAAAAAGGCGTTAAATTTGTACTTGCGAGTGGAAGACCAAGTTATGCGATGCTTGAATATGCAAAAGAGCTTCAAATGGATAAATACGAAGGATATGTGCTGGCATTTAATGGTGGCGAATTAATTGATATGAAGACAAACGAAGTTATTTTTCACGAAGGGCTTGGAAAAAAGGATATTGAAAACGTTTATAAAGTTTCAAAGGAAATAAATGTTCCGATGATTTTATACGTTGGAGATACAATTTATGGAACTGAAGCGACAGATGGAGTAATGTATGAAGCCGATCAATGCAAGATGAAATTTCAAAAATTCGATACACTTGAAGACTTGGAGAAAAAAGGAATTGATAAAACTACAAAATGTATGATTATTGGAAAGCCTGAAGAAGTATTGATTGCTCAGGAACATATGAATAAAGTTCACGGAAACGATTATTTTATCGCCATCTCAAAACCAATCTTCCTAGAAATTGCCAACAAAAATGTGGATAAAGGAAAAACATTGAAAAAATTGGGAGAAATTGAAAATATAAAGCCTGAAGAAATGATTGCAGTTGGTGACAGTGCGAACGATAAGCCATTGCTGGAGTACGTGGGAATGCCTGTGGCTGTAGAAAATGCTATTCCTGAAATTAAGGAAATAGCTAAATTTATTTCAACATCAAATGTGGATCATGGATTGAAAACTACGATTGAGGAGTTTTTTGAATTTTAA